One Deltaproteobacteria bacterium genomic window carries:
- a CDS encoding sigma-54-dependent Fis family transcriptional regulator, with protein MANILIIDDDKMICDALCDVLRERGYESTNAITLKDGFEKASTGAFDVVFLDVRMPDGNGLDVLPRIMLTPSSPEVIIITGQGEPDGAELAIRSGAWDYIQKPFSAESMIQHLARALRYREEKKLAKPLGAFMRGNIIGESPQLTDCLKLAAQAAQSDANVLITGETGTGKELFARAVHSNSQRSKKNFVVVDCAALPKTLVESVLFGHEKGAFTGADTPHIGLLKQADGGTLFLDEVGELPLFLQKAFLRVLQERRLRPIGGKGEIESDFRLVVATNRDLDKMVQNRQFRNELLFRIRSFTIHLPPLRERREDIKQLATFHTVKLCKRYGMKPKSFSPEFLDILLVYDWPGNVRELANTIDKAIAIAQDAPILFCKHLPTRLRVRVARVSVTNGPAAGDDPARTAEPFRVFPKFRNFQQATEQEYLQDLISLTRGNIKAACRICGMSRSHLYALLNKHKLSTRG; from the coding sequence ATGGCAAATATTCTGATCATAGATGACGACAAGATGATTTGCGATGCCCTGTGCGACGTCCTAAGGGAGAGGGGATATGAAAGCACTAATGCCATTACGCTCAAGGATGGCTTTGAAAAGGCATCCACAGGGGCGTTTGATGTGGTGTTTCTCGATGTGCGCATGCCTGATGGAAACGGGCTCGATGTGTTACCCCGTATCATGTTAACCCCCTCCTCGCCAGAGGTCATCATCATAACCGGGCAGGGCGAGCCTGACGGCGCGGAGCTTGCAATAAGAAGTGGCGCCTGGGACTACATCCAAAAGCCCTTTTCTGCAGAATCGATGATCCAACACCTGGCAAGAGCCCTTCGATATCGGGAGGAGAAGAAGCTTGCAAAGCCACTAGGCGCTTTCATGCGTGGGAACATCATTGGAGAGAGCCCGCAGTTAACCGACTGTCTTAAGCTTGCGGCTCAGGCTGCCCAAAGTGACGCCAACGTCCTCATCACGGGTGAAACCGGCACCGGCAAAGAACTTTTTGCAAGGGCAGTTCATTCCAACAGCCAGCGCTCCAAGAAGAATTTTGTGGTGGTCGATTGCGCTGCCCTTCCCAAAACACTCGTGGAAAGTGTGCTTTTCGGTCACGAAAAAGGAGCTTTTACAGGAGCCGACACCCCACACATTGGCCTGCTCAAGCAGGCTGACGGGGGAACACTCTTTCTTGATGAGGTGGGCGAACTTCCACTGTTCCTTCAGAAGGCCTTTCTTCGGGTCCTTCAGGAACGCCGCCTTCGGCCCATAGGTGGCAAGGGAGAAATTGAGAGCGATTTCAGGCTGGTGGTGGCCACGAATCGGGATCTCGATAAGATGGTGCAAAACCGCCAGTTTCGAAACGAGCTCCTTTTTCGTATCCGATCCTTTACAATTCATTTGCCTCCACTAAGGGAACGTCGCGAAGATATCAAACAACTGGCCACGTTCCACACTGTTAAGCTTTGCAAGAGGTATGGGATGAAACCAAAAAGTTTTTCTCCTGAATTTCTCGATATCCTTCTTGTGTATGACTGGCCTGGTAATGTGCGGGAACTGGCCAATACAATAGACAAAGCGATTGCCATTGCACAGGATGCCCCGATTTTGTTCTGCAAACATCTGCCGACGCGGCTTCGTGTCAGGGTGGCACGGGTATCTGTTACCAACGGTCCTGCCGCCGGAGACGATCCGGCAAGAACCGCTGAGCCTTTCAGGGTATTTCCGAAATTCCGGAATTTTCAACAAGCCACAGAACAAGAATACTTACAAGACCTGATATCACTCACCAGAGGAAATATCAAAGCAGCCTGCCGCATATGCGGCATGTCTCGTTCCCACTTGTATGCCCTCCTGAACAAGCACAAGCTATCCACTCGTGGTTAA
- a CDS encoding thioredoxin family protein, with protein sequence MPLAMDTNWDKEPLPVKTAFLNIDLDNFESEVVNEWRPVLLTCLHLSPDFKHQGEVLKGLSKIYGEALKVCLLDMNCIGAFRQKLGIAGTPTYLILHRGKEKGRMLGQTDRESLTAFVLKTLPQTKSLSVFV encoded by the coding sequence ATGCCCTTAGCAATGGATACCAATTGGGACAAAGAGCCATTGCCGGTGAAAACCGCGTTTTTGAATATCGATTTGGACAATTTTGAGTCCGAGGTCGTGAACGAATGGCGGCCCGTTCTGCTGACATGTCTTCATTTAAGCCCTGACTTCAAACACCAGGGAGAAGTCCTAAAAGGTTTATCGAAAATTTATGGTGAGGCGTTGAAGGTATGTTTGCTGGATATGAATTGTATTGGTGCATTCAGGCAGAAACTTGGAATTGCAGGGACTCCCACCTATTTGATCTTGCATCGCGGAAAGGAAAAAGGCCGGATGTTGGGGCAGACAGACAGGGAATCGTTAACGGCCTTTGTCCTGAAGACTTTGCCGCAGACAAAATCACTTAGCGTTTTCGTATAG